The Thermococcus peptonophilus genomic sequence CTCGGCTATGTATGGCGTGAACGGCGCCATCAAGCGGAGCAGGACGTCAAAGACCTTCCAGACGGTGTAGTAGGCCGCTAATTTGTCCGGGTCATCTCCTTCAACCCACATGCGCTTCCTGATGAGCCTTATGTACCACCTGCTCAGATCCTCGACGACGAAGTTGTAGATGGCCCTAGTAGCCTTAGTGAGCCTGAAGGTCTCTATTCCGTCGGTGACTTCACCAATGAGGCTGTTTACCCTGCTGAGTATCCACCTGTCCTCCTCGCGGAAGGGAAGCCCTTCTGGCTTGAGCTTGGTCGGGTCGAAGTTATCGAGGCCCATGTAGGTGGCGCTCAATACGTAGACGTTCCAGAGTATGTTGAGCATCCTCTTGACCTGTGCCAGACCCTTCCAGCTGAAGCGCAGGTTCTCCCAGGGGTTCGTCGCCCAGAGCATGTAGAACCTGAACGGGTCTCTACCCTCCTTCTGGACGACCTCCTCGGGCCTTATGATGTTGCCGAGGCTCTTGCTCATCTTGTCACCCTTCTCATCGAGGACGTATCCGTGCATCGCGACGGCCCTGTACGGAACGGTGTCGAAGGCGATGACGCTCGCGGCCTGCTGGGAGTAGAACCACTTTGTAACCTGGTCTTCGCCCTCAACTATGAAGTCAGCCGGCCAGAGCTTCTCAAACAGCTCCTTGTTCCTTGGGTAGTCGAGGGAAGCCCAGCTCGCTATTCCGCTGTCGAACCAGACATCCACTACGTCCTTAACCCTTCTCATTTCCTTGCCGTTGACCTTTATGATAAAGGCATCGACGTAGGGCCTGTGGAGGTCTTCTGGGCCGAGCTTCTCCTCTATTACCTTCAGCTTCTCCTCGTAGTCCTCCGGTAGGTCAACCCTCTCGCCGTTTATCTCGAGGGCAACGCTCTTCTCGACAAGCTCTTTGAACGATCCAATGACGTAGTATTCCCCGTCCTCGCTCTCCCATATCGGGAGCGGGATTCCCCAGTATCTCTGCCTGCTTATGACCCAGTCACCGCTATTCATGACGCCGTTGTCGTATCTCACCTTCACCCAGTCGGGGTACCACGTTACCTTCTCGTCGTTCTCTTTGATTATCTGATCCTTGACCTTGCTGACCTTGAGGAACCACTGATCGGTGGCGCGGAATATGAGCGGGGTCTTACAGCGCCAGCAGTGCGGATACTTGTGCTCTATCTCTCCAGCTTTGACGAGGTAGCCCTTCTCCCTGAGGTACTCGATTATCTCCGGGTCGGCGTCCTTAACATAGACGCCCTTCCACTTACCTTCTGTGTACCTTCCGGCGTCGTCAACCGGGCTGTAAACCGGCAGACCATAGCGCTGGCCGACCTCGAAGTCCTCCTCACCGTGGCCGGGAGCCGTGTGAACCAGTCCGGTACCTTCCTCAAGCGTAACGTGCTCGCCGAGGATTACGCGGTGCGCCCATTCGTACTTCTCGCGGAACTCCTTCTGAGCGGGGTACTCCTCAAGGAGGACGTGGGTATAGCGTATTCCCTCAAGCTCCTCGCCTTTGAACGTCTCAACGATCTCACCCTTAACTCCTACCTCGCTGAGAACCCTCTCCACGAGGACCTTTGCCATTATCCAGTACTCCTCGCCGTTCTCGGTCTCGACCCTAACCTTAGCGTACTCGTACTCCGGGTGGGCGGTAACGGCGAGGTTTGCTGGCAGTGTCCACGGTGTGGTAGTCCAGATTATTAGGTACTCTTTCTCCTTCCCCTCAACCGGGAACTTGACGTAGATGCTCGGGTCCTTCCTCATCTTGTACTCGCCGCGGACCTCGTGCTCAGCAAGAGCCGTCTGACACCTCGGACACCAGTGGAGGACGCGCTTGTCCTTCTCGAGGAGGCCCTTCTCCCACGCTTTCTTGAGCGTGAACCAGCCGGATTCGATGTACTCGTTCTTTATCGTCATGTATGGGTTGTCCCAGTCCATCCAGATGCCGAGCTGTTTGAACTGCTCGGTCATGATCTTGAGGTTGTTGAGGGCGAACTCCTTGCACTTCTTTATGAAGTTGTCAACACCTATCTTGGTTTCTATCTCGCGCTTGTTCTTCAGCTTCAGCGCCTGCTCGACCTTGACCTCTATGGGAAGGCCGTGCATGTCGAAGCCAGGCTGTCTCCTGACGTTGTAGCCCTGCATTGTCCTGAAGCGGATTATCATATCCTTGATTATCTTATTCCACGCTGTTCCGAGGTGTATGGCACCGCTGACATAAGGAGGCCCGTCGAGGAAGTAGTACTTCGGGCCGTTCTCCCTGAGCTTTTTCACCTTCTCGTAGGTGTTGTTCTCTTCCCAAAAGCGCTCTATCTTCTCCTCGAGCTGACCTGGGCTGTACTCCCTAAACTCTGGCTCCCTGATCATGGAAAACCCCTCCAGAAATGATAGTCAATGCTAACCCAGAAGAGGGCTTCAGGCCTCGAAACGGGCGAAGCGGAGGATAAAACACTCCCCCCTCATGGGTATCGGGCAAAGTTGGGAAGTCTGCTTATAAGGTTTTTGGATGGTTCTCCAGCGATCGACGGTGATTGGACAATCCCTTTAAGCCCTCTTTCTTTCCTGAAGTTGGTGGTAGAATGAAAGTTGCCGTAGGCTCAACCAAACCCTGCCAAAGTTGAGGCCGTCAGGGAGGTCTTTCGAGAGATATACGGTGAAGTTGAGGTAATCCCCCTTGAAGTTGACAGTGGAGTTCCAGACCAGCCGGTTGGACTTGAGGAGACGGTTAAGGGGGCTATCAACAGGGCTATGCGGGCCATTGAGAAAGCTGGTGCGGACTTTGGCGTTGGAATAGAGGCCGGCCTCTACCCAATTGACAGGGAAGGCAGGATAACCCTCGGCCACGGGCCGGGCTTTGAGTACCCTCTAGGAGTAATCAGGCGGGTGTTTGGGGAAGGTGTTGAGGTTGGAATAGCGATGGGAGAACTCGTAAACGACCCCGAACTGAAGAGGAAGATCGGTGCGATAGGAGTCTTAACCCACGAAAGGCTCGTGAGAAAAGAGCTGAACAAGCTGGCCATGCTGATGGCCTTGGTCCCGAGGCTGAACCCCGAGTGGTATTGACCTGTGAGAATGTGCCCTCCCCGACCGCCCCCCGGTCACCGCTCCCGGGAGTGTGAGGGGGGAGGGCACTGGGAGTTTGGCGTTAGGGAATTTAAGCGTTCTCCTCTACCTTCCTCTCCTCCTCGGGTTCGCCCTTCCTCCTGCTCTCGTTCTTGATGACCTGTATGACGTAGTCGATGAACTTCCTGACCTCCTCGAGGTCCTCCTCCGGGATGTCTGCTATCTTCTTGTTCTTTGTCTTGTATGTCAGAAGCTTGAGAAGTGCGAGCCTCCCAAGGGCCGTCTTCGTGCTTATCTCTCCCTCCTTCCAGTCCCTCCAGATGGCGTTGGCTATGCCGTAGAACTCAGGAATGCTGTCGAGGCCCGGGTCTCCAACGTCGATGACTTCCTTGCCGAGGTACTTATAGCGCTTCTCCTTCTCCTCCTTCGTGAACTCCTTAATCTTCCCCCTAACGTACTCGTGGACCATACGGCCTCACCTCCAGAGAAGGTTGGATTCAAAATTTATTAACCTTTCGTTAATTTTTCCTGACCTCGTTCAGAATTCCGCTCATGATTAGCGTTGCACCCAGGTAGCCCCTAAGGGAGAGCGTCTCACCCAAAGTTATGTAAGCTGCAAGCGAGCCGAACACTGGCTCGGAGGAGTAGATCAGAGCCGCCCTCTGGGCCGTCGTGTACCTCTGGTACTTGAGCTGGACTGTGAAGGCTATCACCGTGGCGAAGACCGCCGTGTATATGACGCCCATCCACGGGAGGATTTCCTGTGGAAAAACAGGCTCTTCAAATGCCAGTGCGAAGACTGCCGAAAAGACGAAGTTCCAGAACAGCTGCCAGAAGGTCAGGCTCAAATAATCTTTCTCACCGAACTTGTGGACAAGGACTATCTGGAAGGCAAAACTCACCGCGCAGAGCAGTGTGAGGAAATCACCGTAGTTTATTGACGTCCCCGCACCGGATATCAGGTAGAGGCCGATAACCGCCAGAATGAGCGAGGTCAGATCCATCTTGGTTATCCTCTCACCGAGCATGAAGTATGCAATAAAGGGTGTAAAGACAACGTAGAGAGAGGTTATGAAGGCTGAGTTCGAGGCCGTCGTGTATTTGAGGCCGACTATCTGGAAGCCGTGTCCAAAGAAGAGGGTCAGG encodes the following:
- the ileS gene encoding isoleucine--tRNA ligase, with amino-acid sequence MIREPEFREYSPGQLEEKIERFWEENNTYEKVKKLRENGPKYYFLDGPPYVSGAIHLGTAWNKIIKDMIIRFRTMQGYNVRRQPGFDMHGLPIEVKVEQALKLKNKREIETKIGVDNFIKKCKEFALNNLKIMTEQFKQLGIWMDWDNPYMTIKNEYIESGWFTLKKAWEKGLLEKDKRVLHWCPRCQTALAEHEVRGEYKMRKDPSIYVKFPVEGKEKEYLIIWTTTPWTLPANLAVTAHPEYEYAKVRVETENGEEYWIMAKVLVERVLSEVGVKGEIVETFKGEELEGIRYTHVLLEEYPAQKEFREKYEWAHRVILGEHVTLEEGTGLVHTAPGHGEEDFEVGQRYGLPVYSPVDDAGRYTEGKWKGVYVKDADPEIIEYLREKGYLVKAGEIEHKYPHCWRCKTPLIFRATDQWFLKVSKVKDQIIKENDEKVTWYPDWVKVRYDNGVMNSGDWVISRQRYWGIPLPIWESEDGEYYVIGSFKELVEKSVALEINGERVDLPEDYEEKLKVIEEKLGPEDLHRPYVDAFIIKVNGKEMRRVKDVVDVWFDSGIASWASLDYPRNKELFEKLWPADFIVEGEDQVTKWFYSQQAASVIAFDTVPYRAVAMHGYVLDEKGDKMSKSLGNIIRPEEVVQKEGRDPFRFYMLWATNPWENLRFSWKGLAQVKRMLNILWNVYVLSATYMGLDNFDPTKLKPEGLPFREEDRWILSRVNSLIGEVTDGIETFRLTKATRAIYNFVVEDLSRWYIRLIRKRMWVEGDDPDKLAAYYTVWKVFDVLLRLMAPFTPYIAEEIYQNLVRPFVGVESVHMLDWPEADEKAIDEELEREMEYVRKIVEAGSSARQKARIKLRYPVRRIIIETEDETVVKAVERLNRILKDQLNAKEVTVGKVERELIIKPNFAKVGPEFKGDAKLVSQWISEHGKELYEKGEMDVEIEGKTFHLTREHLNVEEKLPDFLVAEEFEGGRVFVDKTLTRELLAEGLAREFVRRIQEMRKRLDLDVNDRIKVTIETTDENRELLQENLDYIMRETRAVEVRFEEAKGYVVEWPEVQAKIGIEKVEG
- a CDS encoding DUF84 family protein; this encodes MYGEVEVIPLEVDSGVPDQPVGLEETVKGAINRAMRAIEKAGADFGVGIEAGLYPIDREGRITLGHGPGFEYPLGVIRRVFGEGVEVGIAMGELVNDPELKRKIGAIGVLTHERLVRKELNKLAMLMALVPRLNPEWY
- a CDS encoding DMT family transporter, with the translated sequence MKKAELALLGVTVFWGFTFPAMKVSLDYFPPILFLAYRFGLASLLMLLIFERKALKRETFKEGFILGLTLFFGHGFQIVGLKYTTASNSAFITSLYVVFTPFIAYFMLGERITKMDLTSLILAVIGLYLISGAGTSINYGDFLTLLCAVSFAFQIVLVHKFGEKDYLSLTFWQLFWNFVFSAVFALAFEEPVFPQEILPWMGVIYTAVFATVIAFTVQLKYQRYTTAQRAALIYSSEPVFGSLAAYITLGETLSLRGYLGATLIMSGILNEVRKN